The Fortiea contorta PCC 7126 genome has a segment encoding these proteins:
- the plsY gene encoding glycerol-3-phosphate 1-O-acyltransferase PlsY produces the protein MAIWLTLCGTVLIIAYLLGSFPTGYIAVKQLKGIDIREVGSGSTGATNVLRTLGKVPGAVVLLIDCCKGILVIALVYYLFCFASSQNLIPPTVDAIIWQPWLITLAGFSAVLGHSKSIFLGFTGGKSVATGLGTLLAISWQVGLATLGVFAIVIAISRIVSLSSISGAIAVSILMVVFHQPLPCILYAVVGGLYVIWRHRANVERLVAGTEPKIGQNLSPEPEQPA, from the coding sequence ATGGCTATTTGGTTGACTTTGTGCGGAACGGTGCTGATTATTGCTTATCTGTTGGGTTCCTTCCCCACTGGATATATTGCTGTTAAGCAATTAAAAGGTATTGATATTCGGGAAGTTGGTTCGGGTTCAACTGGAGCCACTAATGTGTTGAGAACTTTGGGGAAAGTTCCTGGAGCGGTGGTTTTATTAATTGACTGCTGCAAGGGAATTTTAGTGATCGCTCTAGTTTACTACTTGTTCTGCTTTGCGTCTAGCCAAAATTTAATACCACCAACGGTAGATGCTATTATTTGGCAACCTTGGTTAATAACTCTAGCTGGATTCAGTGCAGTACTCGGACACAGCAAATCAATCTTTTTAGGTTTCACCGGCGGTAAATCAGTTGCTACTGGTTTGGGTACACTGTTGGCGATTAGTTGGCAGGTAGGTTTAGCGACTTTGGGCGTATTTGCTATAGTAATTGCTATATCGCGGATTGTTTCTTTAAGTTCCATATCAGGTGCGATCGCTGTCTCGATTTTGATGGTAGTATTTCACCAACCATTACCCTGCATCTTGTATGCTGTCGTCGGTGGGCTATATGTAATTTGGCGTCATCGTGCTAACGTGGAGCGACTGGTGGCAGGAACAGAGCCAAAAATCGGACAAAATCTATCTCCAGAGCCAGAACAACCAGCATAA
- a CDS encoding C2 family cysteine protease, translating into MTFNSPEHAFNVETGININPDNSSSLIGLSDTNYLSQLLSGSSYPNYLTQPLLDDDIITETYAQNTPINYTASFGIPANGYASGPDKSVDGFGLQTSSYSAATTRSFSSSPSTSTASTNDWFSANFLDQQLINKTRDLAADGQLNRNDMIAIFRDAEDDSIIDANEYKDLQTIVNNANYFKMDDYVRVLSSKVVFGTVANTNYQGQALGNLYAGSSSTQMEKLINKWFFGSDRPSTPYTYKFAEGSLFQNGISYQDVSQGLVGDCYFLAGLAETAIHSPSTIQSMFIDNGDQTYTVRFYNNGVADYVTVDRYLPVDSVNDFIYANQAGAKWGKYDEKSNELWVALAEKAYAQINESGWINQDNTNSYAGINGGWDTDAIRHITGTNAVSSRDFNLDSIVKAYSSGNLRGFSSKASGIVDSIVTGHVYVVVDYNSATQQFTLFNPWGTEGGWLNGKILPGFVTASIDFLRANFSQWSYTA; encoded by the coding sequence ATGACTTTCAATTCTCCAGAACATGCATTCAATGTAGAGACAGGTATCAACATTAATCCTGATAATTCTTCTAGTTTAATTGGTTTGTCAGACACTAATTATTTATCACAACTATTATCTGGTAGTAGTTATCCCAATTATCTAACCCAACCCTTATTAGACGACGATATCATAACTGAAACTTACGCCCAAAATACACCAATTAATTACACTGCTTCTTTTGGTATTCCTGCTAATGGATATGCAAGCGGGCCTGATAAATCAGTTGACGGTTTTGGTTTACAAACTAGTAGCTACTCAGCCGCAACAACTCGATCATTTAGTAGTAGTCCAAGCACCAGTACCGCCTCAACCAACGATTGGTTTAGCGCTAATTTTTTAGATCAACAACTGATTAATAAAACCAGAGACTTAGCTGCTGATGGTCAGTTGAATCGTAATGATATGATAGCAATTTTCCGTGACGCCGAAGACGATTCAATCATTGATGCTAATGAATATAAAGACTTACAAACAATTGTGAATAACGCCAACTATTTCAAGATGGACGACTATGTTCGCGTCCTCTCCAGCAAAGTAGTTTTTGGTACAGTTGCTAATACTAACTACCAAGGACAAGCATTAGGGAACTTGTATGCTGGAAGCAGTAGCACGCAAATGGAAAAGCTGATTAATAAATGGTTTTTTGGTAGCGATCGCCCCAGCACACCTTATACTTATAAATTTGCCGAAGGTTCTCTCTTCCAAAATGGCATCAGCTATCAAGATGTCAGTCAAGGTTTAGTCGGAGACTGCTATTTTCTCGCAGGTTTAGCTGAAACCGCCATCCATTCACCTAGCACAATTCAGAGTATGTTCATCGATAACGGTGATCAAACATATACAGTGCGCTTTTATAATAACGGTGTGGCAGATTATGTGACTGTAGATAGATACTTACCAGTTGATTCTGTTAACGATTTTATTTATGCGAACCAAGCAGGAGCTAAATGGGGCAAATATGATGAAAAGAGTAACGAATTATGGGTGGCTTTAGCAGAAAAAGCTTACGCTCAAATTAACGAATCTGGCTGGATAAATCAAGATAATACTAATTCCTATGCTGGTATTAACGGCGGCTGGGATACAGACGCAATTCGTCATATCACAGGAACTAATGCTGTTAGTTCTCGTGATTTTAACTTAGATTCCATCGTCAAGGCTTATAGCTCTGGAAATCTCCGGGGTTTCTCTTCCAAAGCCAGCGGAATTGTTGATAGTATTGTCACTGGTCATGTTTATGTTGTTGTAGACTACAATTCTGCTACCCAACAATTCACTCTCTTTAATCCTTGGGGAACTGAAGGAGGTTGGTTGAATGGGAAAATTCTCCCTGGTTTTGTGACAGCATCAATCGATTTTTTAAGAGCTAACTTCTCGCAATGGAGTTATACAGCATAA